In the genome of Bacillus sp. Marseille-P3661, one region contains:
- the mntR gene encoding transcriptional regulator MntR: MKTTPSMEDYIEQIYLLIKNKGYARVSEIAENLAVQPSSVTKMVQKLGEDNYLIYEKYRGLSLTEKGKQLGHRLVYRHDLLEEFLEMIGVDKDKIYNDVEGIEHHLSWDAIDRIGDLIYFFKEDSQRLHELRQINKKRS; encoded by the coding sequence ATGAAAACAACACCAAGCATGGAAGACTATATAGAACAAATTTATTTGCTTATCAAAAATAAAGGCTATGCACGTGTTTCTGAAATAGCCGAGAATCTAGCTGTTCAACCATCCTCGGTCACGAAAATGGTCCAGAAGTTAGGTGAAGATAACTATTTAATTTACGAAAAATATAGAGGCTTAAGTTTAACCGAAAAAGGTAAACAGCTTGGACACCGACTTGTATATCGACACGACTTATTGGAAGAATTTTTAGAAATGATTGGAGTAGATAAAGATAAAATATACAACGATGTTGAAGGAATCGAACATCATTTAAGCTGGGATGCTATAGATAGAATTGGAGACTTAATTTATTTCTTTAAAGAGGATAGCCAACGACTCCATGAACTTCGGCAAATAAATAAAAAAAGATCTTAG